One stretch of Paenibacillus sp. AN1007 DNA includes these proteins:
- a CDS encoding class I SAM-dependent methyltransferase: protein MMDTPGAAEIMESRYIRQNDPKTDTLVFPLHPAWWSRPYEYEWARQFARPDDVVLDAACGISHPFKFWLTEHCREVHACDWDERILSEEAIRLDIAADFGEQAARKLPEFYLTRLNRTQANLAQLPYAAEQFDRVFCISVLEHLDTGTMLRAFREFARVLKRDGQLIATFDVPEMRPDLLETIMAVTGLTIEDKLNVEEPDDAISSDMYGAPIRCFRAVICKTDKGYRP from the coding sequence ATGATGGATACACCCGGCGCCGCGGAGATCATGGAATCACGGTACATTCGGCAGAACGATCCGAAGACAGATACGCTGGTCTTTCCACTTCACCCCGCATGGTGGAGTCGTCCTTATGAGTATGAGTGGGCTCGCCAGTTCGCGCGCCCGGATGATGTCGTGCTGGATGCGGCCTGCGGCATATCTCACCCGTTCAAATTTTGGCTCACTGAACACTGCCGTGAGGTTCACGCATGCGACTGGGATGAACGCATTTTGTCCGAAGAGGCGATTCGGCTGGATATCGCAGCTGATTTCGGTGAACAGGCAGCCCGGAAGCTGCCGGAATTCTACCTGACACGGCTCAACCGCACACAGGCCAACCTGGCTCAGCTGCCGTATGCTGCCGAACAGTTTGACCGCGTATTCTGCATCTCTGTGCTGGAACATCTGGATACCGGCACAATGCTGCGAGCTTTCCGTGAATTTGCAAGGGTATTAAAGCGGGATGGACAATTAATCGCCACCTTTGATGTACCCGAGATGCGTCCGGATTTGCTGGAAACGATCATGGCTGTCACCGGGCTGACCATTGAAGATAAGCTGAATGTAGAAGAACCGGATGACGCCATTTCCTCGGATATGTACGGCGCCCCCATCCGCTGCTTCCGGGCTGTGATCTGTAAGACGGATAAAGGATACCGTCCGTGA
- a CDS encoding glycosyltransferase family 4 protein, with product MSVVSILTHSFTDGYNREYGRVFGGGLERYILDLCSVIRRLGHIPEVHQLSYFEAFQTRTEQIDVYGYDYDMENVPEAFERMAAAARGPIIYASCLWQPINYKPGSLGICHGINWDRPGLPLDTKRQVAEHIQLALDGLVRIVSVDSHFQTFCRAACMYSDPEQIVLIPNAVDTAYFTPAPPSRTLTQRHEEEWMEAWKRETAVPAEHAHMMAPESGDDTSIHEDADHDSTDAYSSSSNEEKVRTKSLYADPLGSPDTISVEYGTTEALPHQRAQDQTEDDKPLSPPRPVRILYPRRISSERGIIPMMLAADKLLGAFPDVEVEFAGELVEGSTVGRAFRYWQRTHPHTARIRQHTYDFKDIRSAYHQADIVVIPTLFSEGTSYACLEAMSCGLPVIASNVGGLNDLIQDGFNGLLIPPGEQALSAALVRLVQDRAERERLGIYARETALSYDLSIWRSRWSRVLESFLAETGLKEGIHT from the coding sequence ATGAGTGTGGTCAGCATACTTACCCATAGTTTTACCGATGGGTACAACCGGGAATACGGCCGTGTATTCGGCGGCGGGCTGGAGCGCTACATTCTAGATCTATGCAGTGTCATTCGCCGTCTTGGTCATATTCCCGAAGTCCATCAGCTGTCCTATTTCGAAGCGTTCCAGACCCGAACGGAGCAGATTGACGTCTATGGCTACGATTATGACATGGAGAATGTACCGGAGGCATTTGAACGGATGGCTGCAGCAGCCCGTGGACCCATTATCTATGCAAGCTGCCTATGGCAGCCCATCAACTACAAGCCAGGCAGTCTCGGAATATGTCATGGCATTAACTGGGATCGCCCTGGTCTGCCGCTGGACACCAAACGTCAGGTTGCCGAACATATCCAGCTGGCACTGGATGGACTCGTTCGCATCGTCTCGGTGGACTCCCATTTCCAGACCTTTTGCCGGGCAGCCTGTATGTATAGCGATCCGGAACAAATTGTGCTGATTCCTAATGCAGTGGATACTGCTTACTTCACCCCTGCTCCGCCAAGCAGAACACTCACGCAGCGTCATGAGGAAGAATGGATGGAGGCTTGGAAAAGGGAAACAGCAGTGCCTGCTGAACATGCACACATGATGGCTCCAGAGTCGGGAGATGATACATCGATTCATGAGGATGCAGATCATGATAGTACTGATGCATACAGTAGTAGTAGTAACGAAGAAAAGGTCAGAACGAAGAGTCTTTATGCAGATCCGTTAGGCAGCCCAGATACGATCTCTGTAGAATACGGAACTACCGAAGCTCTTCCTCATCAAAGGGCACAGGACCAGACTGAGGACGATAAGCCTCTGTCTCCTCCCCGCCCTGTTCGTATTTTATATCCACGCCGTATCAGCAGCGAACGCGGCATTATTCCGATGATGCTCGCTGCAGATAAGCTCCTGGGAGCTTTCCCGGATGTGGAGGTTGAATTTGCGGGGGAACTGGTGGAAGGCAGTACCGTTGGCAGAGCCTTTCGTTATTGGCAGCGCACACATCCACATACAGCACGAATTCGGCAGCATACGTACGATTTCAAAGATATTCGCAGCGCCTACCACCAGGCGGATATCGTTGTCATCCCTACGTTATTTTCCGAAGGCACCTCCTACGCTTGTCTGGAAGCGATGAGCTGCGGTCTTCCGGTTATTGCTTCCAACGTCGGGGGGCTCAATGATCTGATCCAGGACGGCTTCAACGGACTGCTCATTCCTCCAGGGGAGCAAGCACTGTCCGCCGCACTTGTTCGTCTCGTGCAGGACCGCGCCGAACGGGAGCGGCTTGGCATCTACGCGCGTGAAACTGCGCTGTCCTATGATCTGTCCATATGGCGCAGCCGGTGGAGCAGGGTGCTGGAATCTTTTTTAGCGGAAACAGGATTGAAGGAGGGAATTCACACATGA
- a CDS encoding glycosyltransferase family 2 protein, with amino-acid sequence MDPKKRRTPGSRPIMHDLLQTQTTDKRDNTPPQSLQAVSSGFQSQSAQSQVHRVFNSRIEEDPGSPPIRDTGMDAFTQPFTVRRVRKSKNNKLTAMLQVRNEQGRYLEEVLHDLSGFVDEIVIVDDASTDRTPDICGAFPKVVRLEVLEKPLFAEEWRLRSTLWQAAVSTDPDWLLSVDADELYSTEAKKAIRKLINQDYADWFAFRFFDMWGGRTHYREDELWSMHKRHTASLVRYMPGYPYFYPQQNHHVPRLPVSCTVLPGVHTELKVQHLGWAGSLEDRVRKYLRYKRIDPHGEWGSTAQYESILDPEPRLLPWKEEL; translated from the coding sequence ATGGACCCGAAAAAGCGTAGAACTCCTGGAAGCAGGCCCATCATGCATGATTTGCTTCAAACGCAGACGACCGATAAACGAGATAACACTCCTCCTCAGAGCCTTCAGGCGGTGTCTTCTGGTTTCCAATCCCAAAGCGCGCAGAGCCAGGTTCATCGCGTCTTTAATTCACGAATTGAAGAGGACCCGGGCTCTCCTCCGATACGGGATACCGGAATGGATGCTTTTACACAGCCCTTCACTGTAAGACGGGTACGCAAAAGTAAAAACAACAAACTGACAGCCATGCTTCAAGTACGAAACGAACAAGGGCGTTATCTCGAGGAAGTGCTGCATGATCTGAGCGGATTCGTGGACGAGATTGTCATTGTCGATGATGCCAGTACAGATAGAACACCCGATATATGCGGTGCTTTTCCAAAGGTAGTGCGTCTGGAGGTGCTGGAGAAACCGCTGTTTGCCGAGGAATGGCGTCTTCGCAGCACACTGTGGCAGGCAGCAGTCAGTACAGATCCAGACTGGCTTCTCTCTGTTGATGCCGATGAACTGTACAGCACCGAAGCCAAAAAGGCCATACGGAAGCTTATCAATCAGGACTATGCAGACTGGTTTGCCTTCCGGTTCTTTGATATGTGGGGTGGGCGAACCCATTACCGGGAGGATGAGCTCTGGTCCATGCACAAGCGCCATACGGCATCCCTTGTTCGTTACATGCCCGGATATCCCTATTTCTACCCGCAGCAGAATCACCATGTTCCCCGTCTTCCTGTATCCTGTACAGTACTGCCGGGGGTACACACAGAACTGAAAGTACAGCATCTTGGCTGGGCCGGCAGTCTGGAAGATCGGGTTCGTAAATATTTACGATACAAGCGCATTGATCCGCACGGGGAGTGGGGCAGTACCGCCCAGTATGAGTCCATTCTGGACCCCGAACCGCGGCTGCTCCCTTGGAAGGAGGAGCTGTAA